One window from the genome of Nicotiana sylvestris chromosome 9, ASM39365v2, whole genome shotgun sequence encodes:
- the LOC104232772 gene encoding nicotinamide adenine dinucleotide transporter 1, chloroplastic codes for MAADTHGPTPKGLLCNAGAGAAAGVIAATFVCPLDVIKTRLQVHGLPKIGTANVRGSLIVGSLEQIFQREGLRGMYRGLSPTVLALLPNWAVYFTIYEQLKSFLGSDDGSHQLSIGANMLAASGAGAATTIATNPLWVVKTRLQTQGMKAGLEPYRGTLSALRRIACEEGIRGLYSGLVPALAGVSHVAIQFPTYEKIKIYLAKRDNTSTDKLGAPDVAVASSVSKIFASTLTYPHEVVRSRLQEQGRHSEKRYSGVIDCIKKVFHQEGIQGFYRGCATNLIRTTPAAVITFTSFEMIHRFLVTLFPADPHPHPL; via the exons ATGGCCGCTGATACTCATGGCCCTACTCCCAAAGGCCTTCTTTGCAATGCTGGTGCTGGTGCCGCTGCTG GAGTAATAGCGGCTACATTTGTGTGCCCTTTAGATGTTATCAAGACTAGGTTGCAGGTTCATGGGTTGCCAAAGATAGGAACTGCTAACGTTAGAG GTAGTCTTATAGTTGGGAGTTTGGAGCAGATATTTCAAAGGGAGGGGTTGCGTGGAATGTACAGAGGGCTTTCCCCAACAGTGCTAGCATTACTGCCAAACTGGGCG GTCTATTTTACTATATATGAACAGCTGAAAAGCTTTCTTGGCTCTGATG ATGGAAGTCATCAGCTTTCGATAGGTGCAAACATGTTAGCTGCTTCCGGTGCCGGAGCTGCAACCACAATTGCAACAAATCCTCTCTGGGTTGTGAAGACACGTCTTCAG ACTCAAGGAATGAAAGCAGGTCTCGAGCCTTACAGGGGTACATTATCTGCTTTAAGGAGAATAGCATGTGAAGAGGGCATTCGTGGGTTATACAG CGGTCTGGTGCCTGCTTTGGCTGGTGTTAGTCATGTAGCCATTCAGTTCCCAACTTATGAGAAAATTAAGATATACTTGGCCAAGCGAG ATAACACTTCAACAGATAAACTCGGGGCCCCTGATGTTGCTGTTGCATCATCAGTTTCCAAAATATTTGCTTCTACATTGACATATCCACATGAG GTAGTACGTTCAAGGCTTCAAGAACAGGGGCGCCATTCTGAAAAGCGGTACTCTGGTGTAATTGACTGCATTAAAAAAGTGTTTCATCAAGAAGGCATCCAAGGCTTTTACCGAGGTTGTGCGACCAACCTAATTCGGACCACCCCTGCAGCTGTTATCACATTTACAAGTTTTGAGATGATTCACCGCTTCCTTGTAACCTTGTTTCCCGCTGATCCTCATCCTCACCCATTGTAG